From Chloroflexota bacterium, one genomic window encodes:
- a CDS encoding succinate dehydrogenase flavoprotein subunit, with the protein MKHHQYEVVIVGGGGAGLMAALYASKGASTAVISKLYPTRSHTGAAQGGVGAALGNAEEDNAEWHTYDTVKGSDYLGDQDSIEFMCKAAPEVVYELEHMGLPFSRNEDGTIAQRPFGGHTNNNTGKPVTRACYAADRTGHMILQTLYQQCIKNKVNFYDEYHVVDLLMSNGVAAGVVALELATGELHVFHAKAVIFATGGHGRVWEITSNAYAYTGDGVAITLRRGIPAEDMEFFQFHPTGIYRMGILITEGVRGEGGVLLNGDGERFMERYAPTVKDLASRDVVSRAMYLEMKAGRGINGKRYLYLDVTPDLVNHYASLDGRTRPDGRPYVTSAEEILGKLPDIIDFCHTYLGVDPVTQPMPVQPTAHYAMGGIPTNMRTEVVIDAKNEVLPGVYAAGEVACVSVHGANRLGTNSLLDLIVFGREAGVRAAEFAQGADFQPLPENPVDFIRAQFDALRNGSGSEKAADIAKEMKEVMFDHVGVFRVEEGMQQAVEKIRELQERFKNVSINDTGKLYNTELLNTWELSNLLDLAEVTAVSALARKESRGAHARDDYPDRDDRKWLKHTLAWLEDGKVKLGYKPVVKTKYEPKKRVY; encoded by the coding sequence ATGAAACATCATCAATACGAAGTCGTCATCGTTGGCGGTGGTGGGGCAGGGCTAATGGCAGCCCTATATGCTTCCAAAGGAGCTAGCACTGCGGTCATCAGTAAACTGTATCCCACGCGTTCCCATACCGGGGCTGCGCAGGGTGGCGTCGGCGCGGCTTTAGGCAACGCCGAAGAAGATAACGCCGAGTGGCATACCTACGATACCGTCAAAGGCAGCGATTACCTGGGCGATCAGGATTCCATCGAATTTATGTGCAAAGCGGCTCCCGAAGTGGTCTACGAACTCGAACACATGGGGCTGCCCTTTTCACGCAACGAAGACGGCACCATCGCACAACGCCCCTTTGGCGGACACACCAACAACAATACCGGTAAACCGGTCACACGCGCCTGCTATGCCGCCGACCGCACGGGTCACATGATTTTGCAGACGCTGTACCAACAGTGTATCAAGAACAAAGTTAATTTCTACGATGAATACCATGTTGTCGATTTACTAATGTCGAATGGGGTCGCCGCTGGCGTGGTAGCTCTTGAATTGGCAACCGGCGAGCTGCATGTATTCCATGCCAAAGCGGTGATTTTCGCCACCGGCGGGCATGGCCGCGTGTGGGAGATCACCTCCAATGCGTATGCCTACACCGGCGATGGCGTTGCAATCACTCTGCGGCGCGGCATTCCCGCCGAAGATATGGAATTCTTCCAGTTCCACCCCACAGGCATCTATCGCATGGGCATCCTCATCACCGAGGGCGTGCGCGGCGAAGGCGGCGTTCTGCTTAATGGTGATGGCGAGCGTTTCATGGAACGCTACGCGCCCACCGTCAAAGACCTGGCCTCGCGGGATGTCGTCAGCCGGGCCATGTATCTGGAAATGAAGGCCGGCCGCGGCATCAACGGCAAACGCTATTTATACCTGGATGTCACCCCCGATCTGGTCAATCACTATGCCTCGCTCGATGGGCGCACACGCCCCGACGGACGGCCTTATGTGACTTCGGCGGAGGAAATTCTCGGCAAATTGCCCGACATCATCGATTTTTGCCACACCTACCTCGGAGTTGATCCTGTCACCCAGCCCATGCCAGTGCAGCCCACGGCGCACTATGCCATGGGCGGCATCCCCACCAATATGCGCACCGAAGTGGTGATTGACGCCAAAAATGAGGTGTTGCCCGGCGTTTATGCGGCTGGCGAAGTAGCCTGCGTTTCGGTGCATGGCGCCAATCGTCTGGGCACCAACTCTCTGCTAGATTTGATCGTCTTTGGGCGTGAGGCCGGTGTTCGGGCCGCAGAATTCGCTCAGGGTGCAGATTTCCAGCCCCTTCCTGAGAATCCTGTCGATTTTATCCGCGCTCAATTTGACGCTCTGCGCAACGGCAGCGGATCCGAAAAAGCCGCCGATATTGCCAAAGAGATGAAAGAAGTTATGTTCGACCATGTGGGTGTATTCCGCGTGGAAGAAGGCATGCAGCAGGCGGTTGAGAAGATTCGCGAACTCCAAGAGCGTTTCAAAAATGTGAGCATCAATGATACTGGCAAACTTTATAACACTGAATTGTTGAACACGTGGGAGTTGAGTAACCTGCTCGATCTGGCCGAAGTGACCGCAGTTTCGGCCCTGGCCCGCAAGGAGAGCCGTGGCGCGCACGCCCGTGATGATTACCCCGACCGCGACGATAGAAAATGGTTGAAGCACACGCTGGCCTGGCTGGAAGATGGTAAAGTCAAGCTGGGTTACAAGCCGGTTGTAAAGACAAAATACGAACCGAAGAAGCGCGTGTATTAG
- a CDS encoding succinate dehydrogenase iron-sulfur subunit, with protein MQVKLKIFRYDPENDKKPHFDKFTVEAEPTDRVLDLLEYIKDYQDGTLAYRRSCAHGVCGSDAMRINGVNRLACKVLVQDVGTTLKVEPILGLPVQRDLIVDMEPFFDHYKSVIPYFVGSEEMPQKEQLQSPEDRERFDDTTKCILCGACTTSCPSFWANGSYVGPAAIVNAHRFIFDSRDQAAVERLKILNDQFGVYRCHTIFNCTDACPREIQVTQAVGEVKKAIATARLD; from the coding sequence ATGCAAGTAAAACTAAAAATCTTCCGTTACGATCCTGAAAACGATAAGAAACCGCACTTCGATAAATTTACCGTAGAAGCGGAACCGACGGACCGTGTACTCGATTTGCTGGAGTACATCAAGGATTATCAAGATGGAACCCTGGCCTATCGTCGCTCCTGTGCGCATGGGGTTTGTGGCTCCGATGCGATGCGGATTAATGGTGTCAATCGTTTGGCCTGCAAGGTGCTGGTTCAGGATGTAGGCACAACCCTCAAGGTTGAACCGATTTTGGGCTTACCAGTGCAGCGTGATCTCATCGTGGATATGGAGCCATTTTTCGATCATTATAAATCTGTGATCCCCTATTTTGTCGGGTCTGAAGAAATGCCCCAAAAGGAACAGCTCCAAAGCCCTGAAGATCGCGAACGCTTTGACGACACCACCAAGTGCATTTTATGCGGGGCCTGCACTACATCGTGTCCGTCGTTCTGGGCTAATGGCAGCTATGTTGGCCCGGCGGCGATTGTCAACGCGCATCGTTTCATTTTCGATAGCCGTGATCAGGCTGCGGTGGAACGACTTAAGATTCTAAACGATCAATTTGGTGTTTATCGCTGCCATACGATCTTCAATTGCACCGATGCCTGCCCGCGTGAAATTCAGGTTACACAAGCGGTTGGCGAAGTCAAGAAAGCTATCGCCACTGCCCGCCTGGATTAG
- a CDS encoding response regulator → MDLRAEFTRPPNILIADDDWFIRDVLTNYLTSAGCRVQTCADGVEAWEAAQESPPDLVLLDIRMPLMDGLTVCRRIKSETPTQFIPVVIVTALDSQDEELKAIEAGADDFITKPFSSIILLTRVRSLLRLKRLHDDLESRNVLLSQVLNRYVDQEITDVILTDPERHLKLGGETRPVTVLFADLRHFTQFSASHSAPQVVDILNLVFTELVEIVMGNHGTFDKFLGDAIMAFYGAPLSGDDDAERALRSALEMQQRFKQLQAETPDQLLMSLDLGVGIHSGEVIVGNIGSERVMDYTVIGDPVNVARRLQETAEGGQVLISGETKRQVDNAQVEYLGEKLLHGRDAPVEVFALQAL, encoded by the coding sequence ATGGATCTAAGAGCCGAATTTACCCGCCCCCCGAATATCCTGATTGCGGATGATGATTGGTTTATCCGCGATGTACTTACGAACTACCTTACTAGCGCGGGGTGTCGGGTGCAAACCTGTGCCGATGGGGTTGAGGCCTGGGAAGCCGCCCAAGAGTCGCCGCCCGATTTGGTCTTGCTGGATATCCGTATGCCGCTTATGGATGGCCTGACCGTCTGTCGGCGTATCAAGAGCGAAACCCCAACCCAATTTATCCCGGTGGTGATCGTTACCGCACTGGATTCGCAAGATGAAGAACTGAAAGCGATTGAAGCGGGTGCCGACGATTTCATCACCAAGCCATTTAGTTCGATTATTTTGCTCACGCGCGTACGTTCGTTATTGCGCCTCAAGCGTCTGCACGATGATTTGGAAAGTCGCAACGTATTACTGAGCCAGGTACTCAATCGCTATGTTGATCAGGAAATCACTGATGTCATTCTGACCGACCCGGAGCGGCATCTGAAACTCGGGGGTGAAACCAGGCCAGTGACGGTGCTATTTGCCGATTTGCGCCACTTTACACAATTTAGCGCCTCGCACTCTGCGCCTCAGGTTGTTGATATTCTAAATCTGGTTTTCACTGAATTGGTAGAAATCGTGATGGGTAATCACGGCACATTTGACAAGTTCCTGGGGGACGCGATTATGGCCTTCTATGGCGCACCCCTCAGCGGCGATGATGACGCGGAACGCGCCTTGCGCTCGGCCCTGGAAATGCAGCAGCGCTTCAAGCAATTGCAAGCCGAAACGCCCGATCAGTTGCTTATGTCTCTGGACCTGGGGGTGGGTATCCATTCCGGCGAAGTGATTGTTGGCAATATCGGCTCTGAACGGGTGATGGACTATACTGTCATTGGTGACCCTGTCAATGTGGCGCGGCGCTTGCAAGAAACCGCTGAAGGTGGGCAAGTTCTGATTAGCGGTGAAACCAAACGTCAGGTAGACAATGCTCAAGTTGAGTATTTGGGTGAAAAGCTGCTTCATGGTCGTGATGCCCCGGTAGAAGTGTTCGCGTTGCAAGCCTTATAA